The Caldisalinibacter kiritimatiensis genome contains a region encoding:
- the glyQ gene encoding glycine--tRNA ligase subunit alpha produces MYFQDLILKLLNYWGEKGCIIMQPYDVEKGAGTMNPQTFLRALGPEPWKVAYVEPSRRPADARYGDNPNRVYQHHQLQVILKPSPDNVQELYLDSLKAIGIDPAKHDIRFVEDNWESPTLGAWGLGWEVWLDGMEITQFTYFQQVGSINCDLESAEITYGLERIAMYLQDVDNIFDIEWVEGIKYGEIFKQAEYEHSVYSFEEADPDVLFNLFNTYEDEAKKLIKKGLVLPAYDNVLKCSHTFNVLDARGSISVTERTSFIGRVRNLAKLVAAKYLEKREELRFPLLKGGAENE; encoded by the coding sequence ATGTATTTTCAAGATTTAATTTTAAAATTATTAAATTACTGGGGAGAAAAAGGTTGTATCATAATGCAGCCCTATGATGTAGAAAAAGGTGCAGGAACTATGAATCCTCAAACTTTCTTAAGAGCGTTAGGTCCTGAACCATGGAAAGTTGCTTATGTTGAACCATCAAGAAGACCAGCTGATGCAAGATATGGAGACAATCCTAATAGAGTGTATCAACACCATCAGCTACAGGTTATTTTAAAACCATCTCCAGACAATGTACAAGAGTTATATTTAGATAGTTTAAAAGCAATAGGCATAGATCCAGCAAAGCATGATATAAGATTCGTTGAAGATAACTGGGAATCTCCTACATTAGGTGCATGGGGTCTTGGTTGGGAAGTATGGTTAGATGGTATGGAAATTACACAGTTTACATATTTCCAGCAAGTTGGAAGCATCAACTGTGACTTGGAATCTGCAGAGATTACATATGGTTTAGAAAGAATAGCTATGTATTTACAAGATGTTGATAATATATTTGATATAGAATGGGTAGAAGGTATAAAATACGGTGAAATATTTAAACAAGCTGAATATGAGCACTCAGTATATAGTTTTGAAGAGGCTGACCCAGATGTGTTATTTAATCTATTTAATACTTATGAAGACGAGGCAAAAAAATTAATTAAAAAAGGATTAGTTTTACCAGCGTACGATAATGTATTGAAATGTTCTCATACGTTTAACGTATTAGACGCTAGAGGGTCAATTAGTGTTACAGAGAGAACGAGCTTTATTGGTAGAGTTAGAAACTTAGCAAAGCTAGTAGCTGCAAAATATTTAGAGAAAAGAGAAGAGCTAAGATTCCCGCTTCTAAAGGGAGGTGCAGAGAATGAATAA